The following is a genomic window from Anopheles aquasalis chromosome 3, idAnoAquaMG_Q_19, whole genome shotgun sequence.
CTATACGCACCGTTCGAATGCACAACCACCATGAAGTCCGGCAATGCGGACGTGTACATGAACGAAATTCCGGGAGGACAGTACACCAATCTACAATTCCAAGCATATTCGCTCGGACTGGGAGACTTTTTCGAGGACGTCAAGAAGGCGTACCGCGAAGCGAACCTTCTGTTAGGTGATATCATCAAAGTGACCCCATCATCCAAAGTGGTCGGCGATCTGGCCCAGTTTATGGTGCAAAACCACCTTTCCGCTGACCAGGTACTGGATCGGGCGGAAGAACTGTCGTTCCCGAAATCGGTTGTGGAGTTCTTGCAGGGTGCCATCGGTACACCGCATGGTGGATTTCCCGAGCCACTGCGGTCGCGCGTCCTGAAGGACATGCCGCGGATTGAAGGACGTCCCGGTGCTCAATTGGCTCCGCTCGACTTTGATGCACTGAAAAGTACCCTCCAAGAGTCCCATCCCGATGTTCGGGATCGCGATGTGATGTCGGCTGCGCTCTACCCGCAAGTGACGAACGACTTCCTAAACTTCCGAGACAGTTTCGGCCCCGTCGACAAACTGAATACGCGCGTGTTCCTCACGGGACCGAAAGTGGGCGAAGAATTCGAAGTGTCCATCGAGAAAGGTAAAACGCTCGGTTTCAAAACGCTTGCCATGGCCGAAGACCTCACAGCTAACGGCGAACGGGAAGTGTTCTTCGAATTGAACGGCCAACTCCGATCTGTGCTGATCCGCGACAAAGAGGCCGTAAAGGAACTGCACATTCACCCGAAGGCAGCCAAGGGAAATAAGAACGAAGTAGGCGCCCCGATGCCTGGTTCCGTGATCGGTAAGTAACAATACTGTGCCACCGTGATACTGTGcttgaaaaataaatctcaCCTGTAACGCCTGTAATTATCTTTACAGAAATTAAAGTCAAAGTTGGCGATCATGTGGAAAAGGGTCAACCACTGGTTGTGCTATCGGCCATGAAAATGGAGATGGTCGTTCAAGCACCACGAGCGGGTGTGGTGAAAACCCTGGACATCAGTAGTGGCATGAAGCTGGAGGGAGAGGATCTCTTACTGACGCTGGAGTAAGCGTTGAAGAAAACCCCATCCGCCCACAGTTACACGTGCGAAAACGTTGGGCGAAACGAAACCAGTGGCGTAAGAGCCATGCGCATCGCTAGCTCGTTTGCTTAAGATGATAGGTGCGACGATGACAACCAATCGTAAAACCCTCAACTTTACCTAAACTTTAGCAATCGTTTGTTaattcttttatattttttctgtttctccgttttgttttgtttcttggGGTTAATTGATCTTCATTGGATCTGGTTTGGGAATGGaattaaatattatatttGAACAAGAATGCTTTACGTATAGTGATAGTATAAAGTCAACTTATGGTGCCTCTGCCGATGTATCCAAATAAAGTCGCTtctttgatattgtttttcaATTGATACGTTTTCTTGTACTGGCGAACGAGAAAGACAAATATTCGATATTACCCTTGGCAAAAGTACACTTGGACAGTGCAGTTCAGTACCGACAAGTGTTGTTTGAGGTACATACACAATGATTAAGTATCGGTGATCACAtccatttttaaataattccaCCAGTCGCTCTGTTCCAAGCTAACAGGAACGAGGCAAAGACGCCTATGAAAAATTTAGGTTTAGCCCGATCTTCATGGATAGGCCTACTAACGGttcagtttgttgttgtcggcaATCTGATAGATTGACTGAACGTTTATGGCACGCTTAATATAGGGGAAAAAGGTTTCGCTTGAGCAGCTAGCAACTCCGTTTATTTTGCGCAAGTCCCAAATTCGTTTTTACAACACACACTGCCCATACGGGCAATAACCGAACCTCCTCTATAAATCCGAGTAAAGTCTCCTGAAACTTCAAGGAAAAAATAGTTACggaatgattttttgtttgtggtttgtttggcaCCACTATTTTTAGCAGTTAGGAGTTAGAAGGTATGGGATGGGGTGTCCtggcgaaagaaaagaaaaaaaaagcatccatGTGTCGCGTAGGTACGATCAATGCAGCTTGCATAAATAACAATTTGCGTGATGCATACAAACATAAATATGCTCCCATATATGTGGCTTGCGTTTTCTGCTGATAAGATGGTTAACATCAGTTTCCGTGCATCTTCACAAAATACCAAGTTAATTGCGACATGAAAGTATATTGTTGATAACGTTTCAGCTTGGCGTGGACAAGGCGCTGAACAGGTACGAACAACAGTGTATCTCCCAATGAGACAGAATCGAATGATTTCGTTCGGTTAAGAAAATATCACCATTTGCCAACCGCGTCATTCGATTAGTGACGAAAGATTTGCACCACCCCCAAACGACACACGAAACACTCCCACATACCCCAGAGGTTGTCGGACAGGGTATGGAAGAGAGTATTCCACTGTCCAGAGGGTATTTTGATAACATCGGAAGTAGATAGCGCTTGCCCAACAACCTTTTCCACTTGGGTTCTGAAAGTGGTAGACGGCGTTGTCGCGATTCTAATCGCAATCGGGGCGGGCTTCTCCGGCCTCGAACGATATAAGAAAGTTTGGGCGAAGTATTCTGCTTGTTCAAATCGAGCAAGCTTCGATCcgcacacaaccacaccgTATCCCATCGCTACCTTGCACGCCAGGTTTGCTATTCGGCGACCACACAGAACCTCCGATTTCTACGACACCATGGAGCGTTGCCCaccacgtggtggtggccgtagTTGCCCACGTGTTGTGGTACTAGTGTTACTAGGGGTGAGCCTTACTATTCAATGCGTCAGCAGCACTGCAGAGGTATGCTCCTTCGGCTATCGGCTTCATTGGCCGCTGTCTCCGGCAGACGGTATGCCGTGACATAGTTCTATCAACATTTTCAAGAACAGCTTGACATTTTTCCGCTTCCCAGGCACCgactgacgatggcgatgaaaatgAGCCCCGCGAAGAAGCATCCCAATCAGCTGGCCAAGATTGTGAATGGGCAAACGGCACACGACGGGCAGTTCCCGTGGCAGGTATCGATCCGTGCGGCCCTCGGTCGATCCGTGACCGTGTGCGGTGGGTCACTGATTGATGCGCAGTGGGTTCTGACTGCGGCACACTGTGCGCACGATTACAACGTGTTCCAGATAGGTATGGGGTCAATACACCTGAATATGGCCCGGCTTACGATGCTAGCCGTGGTCAAACACGTGCACCCCGAGTTCGATCCGTGGAAGCTGACCAACGATGTGGCGCTCATACGACTGCCGTCCGGAGTACCGTACAGTCCGGAGATCTATCCGGTCCAGCTGCCGATCAACATGGCCGCGCAGGAATCATTCGTCGGCCGAAAAGTGATCGTATCCGGATTCGGGCGTACATCTGACGGTCGGTAAAGTGGGTGGAACTTACTGCTTCCGGGGTGGTATACGGAGAAGTTATGTTTCAATCACGTTTTTTCTATGCTGTTTTAGCCATTCAATCAATATCGACCGAGCTAAAGTACGAATCGTTACGCATTATCTCGAACGCCCAGTGTGCCATAGTATACGGTAACTCAATTATCCGCAATACAACACTCTGTGCCGTGGGTTGGGATCGATCAAACCAGAACGTTTGCCAAGGAGATTCCGGAGGACCGATGGTCATGCAGCAGGGCAACACCAATTGGGTACAAATTGGAATCGTGTCGTTCGTCTCAAGCCGTGGATGCAGCACCGGTGATCCATCTGGATACATTCGCACCGTCAACTACTTAGACTGGATCGCAAGAACAACCGCCCTCCGTACACTGGCCTCAGTGTTGTAAACATTTCAAGGACTATCAAGTCCGATCCATGCCCTCGATAGACTATGACAGTGCAATTAATTTGTGGTGCTTGCTACTTAGAGAGCTGGAGAGCAATACTTGAATAAAATGGAACCGAAGCTGAACTTACTTGCTTACTTATCGGGCACTACAACCAATAAGAGAAGGTGTTGAATTGGCCGGAGCATATTCTTCCGAATATCCGAATTCCACTCAAGCGTCGTCATTTTTCGCCATATAGGGGGTCACAAGTTACAATACCATACCAAGtgccgccaccccccccccccctccccaccccctttaCGCTGTCCTGGCCATATAATGATCTTTGAGAACTGTTCAGTCTGACTACATTTGGATTACTCAATCCCTTGCTAATAAATCGCAGAAAACCGTTCTGCTCCTTAGATTTGCCACC
Proteins encoded in this region:
- the LOC126576585 gene encoding collagenase-like; this translates as MERCPPRGGGRSCPRVVVLVLLGVSLTIQCVSSTAELDIFPLPRHRLTMAMKMSPAKKHPNQLAKIVNGQTAHDGQFPWQVSIRAALGRSVTVCGGSLIDAQWVLTAAHCAHDYNVFQIGMGSIHLNMARLTMLAVVKHVHPEFDPWKLTNDVALIRLPSGVPYSPEIYPVQLPINMAAQESFVGRKVIVSGFGRTSDAIQSISTELKYESLRIISNAQCAIVYGNSIIRNTTLCAVGWDRSNQNVCQGDSGGPMVMQQGNTNWVQIGIVSFVSSRGCSTGDPSGYIRTVNYLDWIARTTALRTLASVL